A window of Belonocnema kinseyi isolate 2016_QV_RU_SX_M_011 chromosome 9, B_treatae_v1, whole genome shotgun sequence contains these coding sequences:
- the LOC117179588 gene encoding protein obstructor-E-like yields MVPQQVTSLFLVLVFTHGLQGQKQQQEDPCQSKARVVGDVEYCDRYWECVNGRPELFDCPNGLVFAGKHRGVTEGCDYPWRANYCDGKRQANSPIGVEHCDWLYGIFGHETSCTRYWTCWNGTATEQLCIGGLLYNERARSCDWPENVEGCQKHPLCNDDANGNVPLGKSCNRYWQCQGGYPRLQRCPAMLVFDRRSLRCVVPPTEDCDVPTTPPNLEGDLPDGRNEQEPEEENLPPGVASLPSGALPLPVRPRNRN; encoded by the exons gACTCCAGGGACAGAAGCAGCAACAGGAAGACCCCTGCCAGTCAAAAGCGAGAGTAGTAGGTGACGTCGAGTATTGTGATCGATACTGGGAGTGTGTAAATGGACGCCCAGAGCTTTTTGATTGTCCAAATGGATTAGTATTTGCCGGAAAACACAGGGGTGTGACAGAAGGTTGTGATTACCCCTGGAGGGCCAATTACTGTGATGGAAAACGTCAGGCTAACTCTCCAATAGGAGTGGAACATTGTGATTGGCTCTATGGTATCTTTGGTCATGAAACTTCCTGCACAAGGTACTGGACTTGTTGGAATGGGACTGCCACTGAACAGCTCTGTATCGGTGGTCTTCTTTACAACGAGAGAGCGCGATCCTGTGATTGGCCAGAAAATGTTGAGGGGTGCCAAAAACATC ctCTCTGTAATGACGACGCAAATGGAAACGTGCCTCTTGGAAAATCGTGCAACAGATATTGGCAGTGCCAGGGAGGATATCCTCGTCTGCAAAGATGTCCAGCCATGCTAGTCTTCGACAGGAGGTCCTTGAGATGTGTTGTTCCTCCAACAGAAGATTGCGATGTTCCGACTACTCCACCAAATCTCGAGGGCGATTTACCCGACGGAAGAAACGAACAGGAACCTGAAGAGGAAAATCTTCCACCTGGCGTAGCTTCCCTTCCATCGGGGGCTCTACCCCTCCCAGTTCGACCTCGCAATAGAAACTAA